The DNA window CCGCAAGGGAATTCCGGGACAGGCCGTCTACCGGCCGTCGGGCACGCACACCTGGCCGTACTGGGAGTTCGAGATGATCCAGGCGTGGCCGCAGGCCGCCGGTGCGCTGGGTCTGGCCGGTGACCGGGTCGCCTGCCGGGTGGCCGGGCCGTTCCGCAAGGTCTACGACCGCAACAAGACGCTGCTCGGCGGTTGCCTGACCTCCGATTACGCCGTGCCCGGCGGACGGGCGCAGGACTTCTTCGGTGGCCGGATCTTCAGCGGGCCCAAGGGTCCCAAGATCGTCACCGGCGCCATCGGCGGCGCCTATGCGGGCACCGGCGGTCCCGGTGGACGTCTCGGGAAACCGACGAGCGACGAGATGGCGACCCGCGACGGCAAGGGCCGGGTCAACACCTTCGAGCGCGGCCGCATCACCTGGACGGCCAAGGACGGGTCCAAGGTGACGCGGTGATGTGTGCGGGCTGAAACTTCGCTGAGGAAACAGCGGGTTTCCGCAGGTGGCGCGGGTCGCGTGGCTCTCGGGGGCCTCGGGAACGGTAGCCTGACCGAGGCGGTGCACCACGATGACCGCCCGGGAAAGATGTGGACGCGATCGCGGACGCGACCGGAAGGACACGACCGAGGAAGTGGCGATGACGAAGAAGGCGACGGCGATGAGGACGAGACGAAGGCTTGTTCCGACACTGCTGTTGATCGGCGGACTCGCCCTGGTGCTCGGTTCCGTCGCGGCCTGCTCCGACGACTCGACCGCGTCGGCGCCCATCACCAACACCCCGGTGACGACCACCTCGATGTACTCGGGGGTGGACGGCAGCGTGACACCGTCCACCCCGCCCGGGTCGGCGAGTCTCGCGCCCACGTCGGGCTCGCCGGAGAGCCGGCTGCCGGCCACCGGGCCCAACCCGAACACCACCGTGCCGTCGAACTATCCCGGCCCGAGCGGGGCGCCGCTGAGCGACAAGGCGCGCAAGTATCTCGCCGCGCTCAAGTCGCAAAACGTCACCTTCATGGGTGACTCCGACAATTCGGTGGCCCTCACCATGGCCGAGTACGTGTGCGGCGCCCGCGCCAAGAACACCGACCCCACCACCATCAAGGCCTTCGTCACCGCCTCCGTCGGCCCCGGCACGCGGACCGTCGAGGAGGCGAACACGAAGGCCGACAAGGTGATCGCCGCGGCCACGGACAACTACTGCTAAGCCTGTGAACGCACGCCGCGCAACGCCGGGACGCCCCCGGCGCAAGTCCACCCGTCGCCGCATCGGCATCGTCGCGCTGTTGCTCGGCCTGCTGGCGATCGTCGCGATCATCCTGATCGTGATCCTGGTGATCTCCCTGTTCCGGCCCGGCCCGCCCGGGGTGCCGCCGCGGCCGACCACACCGTCGACGCCGTCGGAGCGGCCCCAGGCCCAGCCCGCCGACTGTCCGGATGTGCTGACCGTCGTCATTCCGGGAACCTGGGAGTCCTCGCCCGACGACGACCCGGACAACCCGACGTCGCATCCGCGGTCGCTGATGCTGCGGGTGTCCAAGGCGTTGCAGAACGACTTCGACGACGCGCGCACCGAGGTGTACACGGTGCCGTATCTGGCGCAGTTCCGGAATCCGACGAATCTCACCGACCGGCAGGCCGACTACAACGTGTCCCGCACCCAGGGATACAAGCGCGCGGCGGGCAAGATCATCGCCACCAACAAGCGGTGTCCGTTGACGACGTACGTGATCATGGGCTTCTCGCAGGGCGCGGTGATCGCCGGTGACCTGGCCAGCAACATCGGCAACGGACGCGGTGTCCTCGCCGAGGGCGATCAGGATCTCGTCCGAGGGGTCGGCCTGATCGCCGACGGCCGGCGCCAGTCCGGCGAGCAGAACGACGTGCCGCCCAGCCCGGACGGCGTCGGTGCCGAGGTGGCACTCGGCGGCTTCGGCGGACTGGTGCCCGGGATCACGATGACCGGCCCGCGCACCGGCGGCTTCGGCGCTCTGCGGGACCGTGTCCAATCCATCTGTGCCCCAGGCGATCTCATCTGTGACGCGCCCACAGTCACCAACCCGCTGCAGGCGGTGGGGCAACTGGCGAACGCGCAGAACAACCCGGTGCACGCGATGTACGCGACCACCCGCTACTGGAATCACGACGGGGCCAGCGCGACCCAGTGGATGTACCGCTGGGCCAAGGGCGAGATCGACGACGCACCACACCCGCCCCACGAGTGACCCGCGTCGCATACCGCGGCGCTGTGCGCGGGAGTCATAGTCGCGCCGGCTAACACCGGGCTCCGTCGGCACGAAAACCCTTCCATACCCCCACGACTGGTGGTTGGCTGATTCCTGGCTGTGAGCTGCCCGGGAACAGGTAGGGGAGTTTGGGCGGGCGCTGCACGCTGCACTAACGTGTTGCGGGGTCCGCGCCGCGCGCGCCGCCCGAGCAACGCCGTACACGAGGAGATGAGAGCGATGACGCAACCGGAGACCGGACTCGACGCTCCCGTCGACGGCCTACGGAAGTTCCACTTCGGCGCCGGTGGCGAGGGCAACAAGGACGAGGGCGGGGCCCGCAAATTCGTCAAGCTCGCCCAGACCGCCGAGGAATACGGCTACGACACCTTCGCCGTACCCGATCACCTGGGCAATCAGGTTGGTCCGATCGCCGCGCTCGGGGCGCTGACGCAGGCGACCTCCACCATCCGCCTGGCCACCTCGGTGCTGGCCAACGGGTGGCGCCACCCCGCGCTGCTGGCCAAGGAGGCCAACACGATCGACGTGCTGAGCAAGGGCCGTCTGGAACTGGGCATCGGCGCCGGCTGGATGAAGGACGAGTTCGACAAGGCCGGCATCGAGTTCGAGTCGCCCGGCGTCCGTATCCGCCGCCTCGACGAGGCGCTCACCGTCCTCGACGGCCTGATGCGCGGCGAGACCGTCGACTTCGACGGCGAGTTCTACCAGATCAAGGGCCTCGAGGGCAGTCCGCGCCCACGACAGGGTCCCCGTCCGCCCATCGCGGTCGGCGGCGGCGGCCCCAAGATGCTCGCGCTGGCGGCCAAGCACGCCGACGTCATCTCGGTGGCGCCGGGCACCACGCCCGACGGCAAGATGAAGCTCTCCGACATGACCATCGAGAAGACCGCCGAGCGGGTCGAGCGGATTCGGGCCGCGGCCGGCGACCGGTTCGCCGACATCGAGCTGAACTGGACCATCGCGGTCATCGTGATCACCGACGACCGACAGGCGACCGCGGAGATGGCGCTCAAGGCACTCGATCAGGGCTACCCGCCCAACATCGAGCGCGACACCGAGTTCACTGTCGACGACGTGCTGTCGTCACCGTACATCGCGATCGGCAGCTTCGAGGAGATCGCCGATCAGATCCGCGAGGTCAGACGACGCACCACCATGTCCTACGTCGGGGTCTTCCCCACCCAGATGGACGCGTTCGCGCCCGTGCTCTCACTTCTCAAGGGCGAGTAGGCCGGGGTGCGATGGGGAGTAGGATGACCGACGGCCTTGTGGATGAATCGCAAGGTCGGAGGCAATGAGACGTTCGGTGCAACCACAGCAACCAGGCGTGCACCACAACGAATGATCAGTTGATGATCACAAGTTCGAGAAATGGGTAATTGGACGTGCGCTACCGTCACCCACGGTAGGCAGAGGACGTGGATGGGCAGGGCCGCCGGTGGCGCGCGGGGGGGAGCGCCACGCGGAGCTGCGCACTCGGGCGGGGGAGTCCACGAGGGGGCCACAGGAGTATGAATGCTGAACACTGAATTCGAACAGTTCCTCGACGAGAACGGCAATCTGCGTTTCACCGAGGATGCGACGCTGGTCGACTACGTCGAACGCAATGTGCGCGACGCGGCTGACACCCTGGCGTACCGCTTCATCGACTACAGCCGAGAGCGCGACGGTGAGTACCAGGATCTGACGTGGTCGCAGTTCGGCAAACGGCTACGTGCCGTCGCCGCGCGGTTGCAGCAGGTCACCAAGCCCGGTGACCGGGTCGCGATTCTCGCGCCGCAGTCGCTCGAATACGTGATCGGCTTCTTCTCCGCGCTGTACGCGAGCAACGTCGCGGTGCCGCTGTTCTCGCCCGACGAGCCCGGGCACACCGACCGGCTGCACGCCGTCCTCGCCGACTGCAAGCCGACCGCGATCCTCACCTCCACCAAGTCGGCCGAGGCGGTCCGCGACTTCTTCGCGCCGCTGCCGGCGAAGGAACGTCCGCGCGTCATCGCCGTCGACGCCGTGCCGGATTCGGTCGGGTCGTCGTGGGTCGCGCCGGTGGCCGGCAAGGACCACAACCGCGACACCGTGGCCTATCTGCAGTACACCTCGGGTTCCACACGCGTGCCGGCCGGCGTCGAGATCACCTACGAGGCGGTCGCCGCCAACGTCCTGCAGATCTACGACTGCATCGAGATCGACCGCAACGCGCGCGGCGTCACCTGGCTGCCGATGTTCCATGACATGGGTCTGCTCACCGTGATCCTGCCCGCGCTCGGCGGCCGCTACATCACGATCATGAGTCCGCAGGCCTTCGTGCGCCGGCCCGGTCGCTGGATCAAGGAACTCGCCGCCGCGGCCGATGGCGCGGAGACCTATGCCGCCGCTCCCAACTTCGCCTTCGAGCATGCGGCGATCCGCGGACTGCCCAAGGAGGGCGAGTCCCTCGACCTGTCCAACGTGATCGGCCTGATCAACGGCTCCGAGCCGGTGACCGTCAGCTCGATGAAGAAGTTCAACGAGGCATTCGCGCCGTACGGCCTGCCCAAGACCGCGATCAAGCCCTGCTACGGCATGGCCGAGGCCACGCTGTTCGTCTCCGCGACGCAGCGCAACAACGAGGCCAAGATCATCTACGTCGACCGCGACGAGCTCAACGCGGGCCGCTTCGCCCTCGTCGACTCCGACGCCCCCAACGCGGTCGCCCAGGTGTCCTGCGGCCAGGTCGCGGTCAGCCAGTGGGCGACGATCGTCGACACCTCGCAGGTGGAGGACGGTATCGCGACCGAGCAGCCCGACGGCCACGTCGGCGAGATCTGGCTGCACGGCCTCAACATCGGCGCCGGGTACTGGAACAAGCCCGAGGAAACCGAGGCGACCTTCCACAACACGCTGACCCACCCGCTCGCCGAGGGCTCGCACTCCGAAGGTGCGCCGCAGGACGCGAAGTGGATGCGGACCGGCGACTACGGGGTGTGGCTCGACGGCGAGCTCTACATCACCGGCCGCGTCAAGGACCTCGTCATCGTCGACGGCCGCAACCACTACCCGCAGGATCTCGAGTACAGCGCGCAGGAGGCCAGCTCGGCCCTGCGTCCGGGATTCATCGCGGCCTTCGCCGTGCCCGCCAACGAGCTCCCCCCGGTGGTCTTCGAGCAGTCCACCAGCGGGCTGCAGTTCGATGCCGACGACTCGTCGGAGCAACTGGTGATCGTGGCCGAACGTGGTCCCGGCAAGCGCACCGACCCGCAGGAGATCGCCGACACCGTGCGTGCCGCGATCGCCCAGCGGCACGGCGTGATGGCCCGTGACGTGCTGCTGGTCCCCGCCGGCTCGATCCCCCGCACCTCGAGCGGCAAGATCGCGCGCCGGGCCACCAAGGCCGCCTACATCGACGGCAGTCTGCGCGGCGGCTACAAGCAGACCGCATTCCCGGATGCATCCGAATCCTGAGCGGCCCGACCACTCAGTGCGCGGTGCCGCCGGCGTGCGAGCCCATCAACGTTCCCTGAGGTGCGAGCTTGCGAGCCTCCAAGGGCCCCGATCGTTAGTCTGGAAGCGATGTCTGAACTGAATACCGACCAGTCCGAGAACACCCCCGACGACGCCGCGACGCAACCGGCGGACGGGGCGAGCACAGACGGCGAGACCGCAGGCGACCTGACGGTCGCCGAACTGCGTGACTGGCTTCGTGAATGGGTGTCCACCGCGACCGGGTTGCCGGCCGCGCAGATCTCCGACGACCGCCCGATGGAAGAGTTCGGGCTGTCGTCGCGGGATGCGGTGGCGCTGGCCGCCGACGTCGAGGACAAGACCGGCGTGATCCTGACGGCGACCGCCGCCTACAACCATCCGACCATCGCGATGCTGGCCAAACGCATCATCGAGGGTGACCCGGATGAGGGGCTCGACGACGACGACGCCGACTCCTACTGGCGGCGTGAGCGCGACCCGGCCGACGACATCGCCATCGTCGGGCTGTCCACCCGCTTTCCCAAGGCGGGTGCCACGCCGGAGTCCACCTGGGCGGCGTTGATCGAGGGACGCGACGGCATCTCCGATCTGCCGGAGGACCGCTGGACGGAGTTCAAGTCCGATCCGCGCATGCTCGAGGTGCTCGAGAAGCGCAATCTGCGCGGCGGCTACCTCGACGACGTGAAGGCCTTCGACGCCGACTTCTTCCAGATGAGTCCGCGCGAGGTCGAGATGGTGGACCCGCAGCAGCGGCTCGCACTGGAACTCACCTGGGAAGCGCTGGAAGACGCGCACATCCCGGCCAGCGACCTCAAGG is part of the Gordonia bronchialis DSM 43247 genome and encodes:
- a CDS encoding DUF732 domain-containing protein, which codes for MTKKATAMRTRRRLVPTLLLIGGLALVLGSVAACSDDSTASAPITNTPVTTTSMYSGVDGSVTPSTPPGSASLAPTSGSPESRLPATGPNPNTTVPSNYPGPSGAPLSDKARKYLAALKSQNVTFMGDSDNSVALTMAEYVCGARAKNTDPTTIKAFVTASVGPGTRTVEEANTKADKVIAAATDNYC
- a CDS encoding cutinase family protein — encoded protein: MNARRATPGRPRRKSTRRRIGIVALLLGLLAIVAIILIVILVISLFRPGPPGVPPRPTTPSTPSERPQAQPADCPDVLTVVIPGTWESSPDDDPDNPTSHPRSLMLRVSKALQNDFDDARTEVYTVPYLAQFRNPTNLTDRQADYNVSRTQGYKRAAGKIIATNKRCPLTTYVIMGFSQGAVIAGDLASNIGNGRGVLAEGDQDLVRGVGLIADGRRQSGEQNDVPPSPDGVGAEVALGGFGGLVPGITMTGPRTGGFGALRDRVQSICAPGDLICDAPTVTNPLQAVGQLANAQNNPVHAMYATTRYWNHDGASATQWMYRWAKGEIDDAPHPPHE
- a CDS encoding LLM class F420-dependent oxidoreductase; amino-acid sequence: MTQPETGLDAPVDGLRKFHFGAGGEGNKDEGGARKFVKLAQTAEEYGYDTFAVPDHLGNQVGPIAALGALTQATSTIRLATSVLANGWRHPALLAKEANTIDVLSKGRLELGIGAGWMKDEFDKAGIEFESPGVRIRRLDEALTVLDGLMRGETVDFDGEFYQIKGLEGSPRPRQGPRPPIAVGGGGPKMLALAAKHADVISVAPGTTPDGKMKLSDMTIEKTAERVERIRAAAGDRFADIELNWTIAVIVITDDRQATAEMALKALDQGYPPNIERDTEFTVDDVLSSPYIAIGSFEEIADQIREVRRRTTMSYVGVFPTQMDAFAPVLSLLKGE
- the fadD32 gene encoding long-chain-fatty-acid--AMP ligase FadD32 produces the protein MLNTEFEQFLDENGNLRFTEDATLVDYVERNVRDAADTLAYRFIDYSRERDGEYQDLTWSQFGKRLRAVAARLQQVTKPGDRVAILAPQSLEYVIGFFSALYASNVAVPLFSPDEPGHTDRLHAVLADCKPTAILTSTKSAEAVRDFFAPLPAKERPRVIAVDAVPDSVGSSWVAPVAGKDHNRDTVAYLQYTSGSTRVPAGVEITYEAVAANVLQIYDCIEIDRNARGVTWLPMFHDMGLLTVILPALGGRYITIMSPQAFVRRPGRWIKELAAAADGAETYAAAPNFAFEHAAIRGLPKEGESLDLSNVIGLINGSEPVTVSSMKKFNEAFAPYGLPKTAIKPCYGMAEATLFVSATQRNNEAKIIYVDRDELNAGRFALVDSDAPNAVAQVSCGQVAVSQWATIVDTSQVEDGIATEQPDGHVGEIWLHGLNIGAGYWNKPEETEATFHNTLTHPLAEGSHSEGAPQDAKWMRTGDYGVWLDGELYITGRVKDLVIVDGRNHYPQDLEYSAQEASSALRPGFIAAFAVPANELPPVVFEQSTSGLQFDADDSSEQLVIVAERGPGKRTDPQEIADTVRAAIAQRHGVMARDVLLVPAGSIPRTSSGKIARRATKAAYIDGSLRGGYKQTAFPDASES